A window of the Candidatus Angelobacter sp. genome harbors these coding sequences:
- a CDS encoding carbon-nitrogen hydrolase family protein, translating to LTPRDARFFTPGNSLAFFRLDGIAATAIICHERRYPELVRLPVMMGAQIVFHPNAGLDSLAVSRTKRGGRDGIAVRAFENQVYYIFANSVGPQGNGLWSAGDSKIVAPDSRVLAQANNRSETVIQAELDLAQARRQYAREALNQPAFLRHAWRQTLALCGRQLRVRR from the coding sequence TCTTACACCACGGGACGCCCGTTTTTTCACGCCGGGAAACTCCCTGGCGTTCTTCCGACTGGACGGAATCGCGGCCACCGCGATCATCTGTCATGAGCGGCGTTATCCGGAACTGGTTCGACTGCCGGTGATGATGGGCGCGCAGATCGTTTTCCATCCGAACGCCGGTCTGGATTCGCTGGCGGTTTCCAGAACGAAGCGCGGCGGACGCGACGGCATCGCTGTGCGCGCCTTCGAGAACCAGGTTTATTACATCTTCGCAAACTCGGTCGGGCCGCAGGGAAATGGTTTGTGGTCGGCGGGTGACTCCAAAATCGTCGCACCGGATTCGCGGGTGCTGGCGCAGGCGAACAACCGGTCGGAAACGGTGATCCAGGCGGAGCTCGACCTGGCTCAAGCCCGGCGGCAATATGCGCGTGAGGCGCTGAATCAGCCTGCTTTTCTACGCCATGCGTGGCGACAGACACTCGCGCTCTGCGGGCGGCAGCTTCGGGTGCGTCGATGA